One genomic region from Arthrobacter sp. YN encodes:
- a CDS encoding AzlD domain-containing protein: MNLWLWILIACALAYLTKLVGYFVPAKLLESPRIMHVAGTMTIGLLASLTVVNAVASGQGLVLDARIGALAAAAVALWLRAPFLVVVISGAAAAALLRLLGWG, from the coding sequence GTGAATCTGTGGCTATGGATCCTGATTGCCTGTGCGCTGGCATACCTCACCAAGCTGGTGGGCTACTTCGTCCCGGCCAAGCTGCTGGAGAGCCCACGGATCATGCACGTGGCCGGCACCATGACCATTGGCCTGCTGGCCTCCCTGACGGTGGTCAACGCTGTTGCCTCCGGCCAGGGACTGGTCCTTGACGCCCGCATCGGCGCCTTGGCGGCCGCCGCCGTCGCCCTGTGGCTTCGGGCACCGTTCCTGGTGGTGGTGATTTCCGGCGCCGCGGCCGCGGCACTCCTCAGGCTGCTCGGCTGGGGCTAG
- a CDS encoding sucrase ferredoxin, protein MTSPAAATGRFFCAETARVRGDSMAGTASPGLVWVLIEYRGAWPPNGFDALDLEAGTKALVITAARTANARILLVRRPGPRRRPGPGRWAVLRHESAGAYRQHWGTWERDEDLAGIVSALASPGEPGFPPVIMVCAHGQHDPCCAVWGRPVGRALSERWPELVWECSHVGGDRFAANVVIAPDGVYYGGLDAGSAVATVEEHFADRIHAGYLRGYTDLLPPQQAAVVAVLGQFGPAGRQDFVVTGTLREGDHWRIQITGRPPHPAHIEVELRASHAPQRQLTCRAPAEGSVIVYETLSIRIN, encoded by the coding sequence ATGACATCCCCGGCGGCCGCAACGGGACGCTTCTTCTGCGCGGAAACTGCCCGGGTGCGCGGCGACTCGATGGCAGGCACAGCGTCACCCGGCCTCGTCTGGGTCCTCATTGAGTACCGGGGCGCGTGGCCGCCCAACGGCTTTGACGCCCTTGATCTGGAGGCGGGGACCAAAGCGCTCGTCATCACTGCCGCGCGGACGGCAAATGCGCGGATTCTCCTGGTGCGGCGGCCCGGCCCTCGACGCCGCCCGGGTCCGGGCAGATGGGCCGTACTTCGCCATGAAAGCGCCGGCGCCTATCGACAGCACTGGGGAACGTGGGAGCGGGATGAGGACCTCGCCGGGATAGTTTCAGCCCTGGCATCTCCCGGGGAGCCCGGTTTTCCCCCGGTCATCATGGTCTGCGCCCACGGTCAGCACGACCCCTGCTGCGCAGTGTGGGGTCGCCCCGTGGGACGTGCACTCAGCGAGCGGTGGCCGGAGTTGGTGTGGGAGTGCTCCCACGTTGGCGGTGACAGGTTTGCGGCCAACGTGGTGATCGCTCCGGACGGCGTGTATTACGGAGGGCTCGACGCCGGGTCCGCCGTGGCCACCGTTGAGGAGCACTTCGCCGACCGTATCCACGCCGGGTATCTACGTGGCTATACGGATCTTTTGCCGCCCCAGCAAGCCGCGGTGGTGGCAGTGCTGGGGCAGTTCGGTCCTGCCGGCCGGCAGGATTTTGTGGTCACTGGGACCTTGCGGGAGGGCGACCACTGGCGCATCCAGATCACTGGCCGGCCGCCCCATCCGGCGCATATCGAGGTGGAATTGCGGGCCAGCCACGCACCGCAGAGGCAGCTGACCTGCCGGGCGCCGGCGGAGGGCTCGGTCATCGTCTACGAAACCCTTTCCATCCGCATAAACTGA
- a CDS encoding O-methyltransferase — MIEHVAEPGWVDVERYLTDVVVRPDPAHKRALASAVEAGMPAIEVAPNAGKLLRMLVQMSGARRVLEIGTLAGFSSMWMAQGLPDDGRLVTCEFLQKHADVARANLDAAGVGHKVDIRVGAALDTLPTLAGQESFDFVFIDADKENDSNYLDWAIRLGRPGTVIVVDNVIWDGAILEPERDQVNAPGIVKMLDMMGQDPRLDATAIQTVGSKGWDGFAIARVR, encoded by the coding sequence ATGATTGAACACGTGGCCGAGCCCGGTTGGGTCGACGTCGAGCGTTACCTGACTGACGTCGTCGTGCGTCCTGATCCTGCCCACAAGCGGGCCTTGGCGTCCGCCGTCGAGGCCGGCATGCCGGCGATTGAAGTAGCCCCCAACGCCGGCAAGCTGCTCCGGATGCTGGTTCAGATGTCGGGGGCCAGGCGGGTCCTTGAGATCGGAACCTTGGCAGGTTTCAGCAGTATGTGGATGGCACAGGGACTGCCCGACGACGGGCGGCTGGTGACGTGCGAATTCCTCCAAAAGCACGCGGACGTGGCCCGCGCCAACCTTGATGCTGCCGGGGTGGGGCACAAGGTGGACATCCGGGTGGGTGCTGCCTTGGACACCCTTCCCACGCTGGCGGGGCAGGAATCGTTCGATTTTGTCTTCATCGATGCGGACAAGGAAAACGACTCCAATTACCTCGACTGGGCTATCCGGCTGGGGCGGCCTGGCACGGTCATCGTGGTGGACAACGTCATCTGGGACGGCGCCATCCTCGAGCCCGAACGGGACCAGGTCAACGCGCCCGGAATCGTCAAGATGCTGGACATGATGGGCCAGGATCCGCGCCTGGACGCCACTGCCATCCAGACGGTGGGCAGCAAGGGCTGGGACGGTTTCGCGATAGCGCGGGTGCGCTAG
- a CDS encoding AzlC family ABC transporter permease, translated as MSGSAAPVKLRESPAFKVAVSLSIATGLYGVSFGALSVASGFDFWQTMVLSLLLFSGGSQFAFIGVVAGGGSGVAAMTASALLGLRNGIYGMQINAMLRPGGWKRYVSAHITIDESTATASGQSDPDEQRRGFWTAGIGIFILWNIFTAIGALAGDAMGDPKQWGLDGAAVAAFLALLWPRLKGREPWAIAAACALATILAVPFVPSGVPILVAAVVAGVIGWFSHARLDEGLEPDVDPYAEKHRHENPGNGGTK; from the coding sequence ATGAGCGGCAGTGCTGCTCCCGTGAAGCTGAGGGAGTCGCCGGCTTTCAAGGTCGCTGTGTCCCTGAGTATCGCCACGGGCCTCTATGGAGTGTCCTTTGGAGCCCTCTCCGTGGCGTCCGGGTTCGATTTCTGGCAGACCATGGTGTTAAGCCTGTTGCTGTTCAGTGGCGGATCGCAGTTCGCCTTCATTGGTGTTGTGGCAGGTGGTGGCTCCGGAGTGGCGGCCATGACGGCCAGTGCCTTGCTGGGGTTACGCAACGGCATCTACGGCATGCAGATCAACGCGATGCTCCGTCCGGGCGGATGGAAGCGTTATGTTTCGGCGCACATCACCATCGACGAATCGACAGCGACGGCGTCGGGCCAGTCCGATCCCGACGAGCAGCGCCGGGGGTTCTGGACCGCCGGAATCGGTATATTCATTCTTTGGAATATCTTTACTGCCATCGGGGCCCTGGCTGGGGACGCGATGGGCGACCCCAAACAATGGGGTCTGGACGGGGCCGCGGTTGCTGCATTCCTGGCCCTCCTGTGGCCACGTTTGAAGGGCCGCGAGCCCTGGGCCATCGCCGCTGCCTGCGCACTGGCCACCATTCTGGCCGTGCCCTTCGTTCCCTCGGGCGTTCCCATCCTGGTGGCGGCCGTGGTGGCAGGTGTCATCGGGTGGTTCAGCCACGCACGCCTGGACGAAGGACTGGAGCCGGACGTGGATCCCTATGCGGAGAAACACCGGCATGAGAACCCTGGAAACGGCGGCACGAAGTGA
- a CDS encoding glycerophosphodiester phosphodiesterase translates to MTSDDFAPGRPKVYAHRGASAAFAEHTRAAYLQAIADGADGVECDVHLTRDQHVVLLHDANLDRTSTGTGPVAEHTLEELRSLDFSSWKGARIPEAYGGVADQFLTLPELLDILRGAGREIGLAIELKHPSPYRLKLEDGVLALLEEEGWTPEESRLENIQVSFMSFDTDSVQRLLQSVPKEHVCQLVDDFTVKELRQELGLGFLTGGAVANVMRATQLEAERVLDAGEASIAGPGIDYIREHARNVQRWLEAGRIFRVWTVDSEKDVALCQGLGIHEITTNKPAQVLKQLMVSS, encoded by the coding sequence ATGACTAGCGACGACTTCGCCCCGGGCCGGCCCAAGGTCTACGCCCATCGCGGCGCGAGTGCAGCCTTCGCCGAGCACACCAGGGCGGCTTATCTGCAGGCAATCGCCGACGGCGCCGACGGTGTGGAGTGCGATGTCCACCTGACGCGGGACCAGCACGTGGTGTTGCTGCACGACGCCAACCTGGACCGGACGTCCACCGGCACGGGGCCGGTGGCGGAGCACACGTTGGAGGAGCTCCGCTCCCTGGACTTCTCGTCATGGAAGGGCGCACGCATTCCCGAGGCTTACGGGGGAGTAGCCGATCAGTTCCTGACCTTGCCGGAATTGCTGGACATCCTGCGCGGGGCCGGCCGCGAGATTGGTTTGGCGATTGAGCTCAAGCATCCCAGTCCTTACCGGCTCAAGCTGGAGGACGGGGTGTTGGCCTTGCTGGAAGAAGAAGGCTGGACGCCGGAGGAGTCCCGGCTGGAGAACATCCAAGTCTCCTTCATGAGCTTCGATACCGATTCCGTCCAGCGCTTGCTGCAGAGCGTGCCAAAAGAGCACGTGTGCCAATTGGTGGACGACTTCACGGTGAAGGAGCTCCGGCAGGAACTCGGGCTGGGCTTCCTGACCGGCGGTGCGGTAGCCAACGTCATGCGTGCCACGCAGCTGGAAGCAGAACGTGTTCTGGACGCAGGCGAAGCATCAATTGCCGGCCCGGGTATTGACTACATCAGGGAGCATGCGCGCAACGTGCAGCGCTGGTTGGAAGCCGGGCGTATATTCCGCGTGTGGACTGTGGATTCGGAAAAGGACGTGGCCCTGTGCCAGGGACTTGGAATCCATGAGATCACCACCAACAAGCCGGCGCAGGTCCTCAAGCAGTTGATGGTGTCAAGCTGA
- a CDS encoding TetR/AcrR family transcriptional regulator has translation MEQPSERKPLRADAARNVDKIITAARQCFREHGPEVPLQTIANTAGVGPATLFRNFSDKEQLVLAALSRQLRQHVDPVAATALDGMDAAEGLINVIDAVMQVASEDANLLDAVAGRRGLLIGITRGIIGSMATLLERGQGQGSLRRDITIEDMVRLVAMLIGAVDTMEPGSAAWKRPVALVEDAIRTERPTRPLPEQSGIPGVTLTEAL, from the coding sequence ATGGAACAGCCCTCTGAACGCAAGCCCCTCAGGGCAGACGCCGCACGCAATGTGGACAAAATTATCACCGCCGCCCGGCAATGCTTCCGGGAACACGGGCCCGAAGTGCCCCTGCAGACCATTGCCAACACCGCCGGAGTTGGCCCCGCAACACTGTTCCGCAACTTCTCGGACAAAGAGCAACTGGTCCTCGCCGCGTTGTCACGCCAACTGCGCCAGCACGTAGACCCCGTCGCCGCAACTGCCCTGGACGGCATGGACGCCGCAGAAGGACTCATCAACGTCATCGATGCCGTGATGCAGGTAGCCAGCGAAGACGCGAACCTCCTCGACGCCGTCGCAGGCCGCCGCGGACTCCTGATCGGCATCACCCGCGGCATCATCGGCTCCATGGCCACCCTCCTTGAGCGGGGCCAGGGCCAGGGTTCCTTGCGGCGCGACATCACCATCGAGGACATGGTCCGGCTCGTGGCCATGCTGATTGGCGCCGTGGACACCATGGAACCGGGCTCTGCGGCATGGAAGCGTCCTGTGGCCTTGGTCGAGGACGCCATCCGGACCGAGCGCCCGACCCGGCCGCTTCCGGAACAGTCCGGCATCCCCGGCGTGACCCTGACCGAGGCTCTCTAG
- a CDS encoding DoxX family protein, translated as MSFRWSAQATRTTSAVALSALLLASAAKHFRTPKFYYPVVPDYLCRIDEPAGRPNGPLAVMSREEWVASSGLIEAAAAVGLLIPATRKVAADATTAMFAAFLAGHIDALRRAYGPSGTAADRRIHTVRLPLQIPLILWSWSLRK; from the coding sequence ATGTCATTTCGCTGGTCAGCACAAGCAACCCGAACCACGTCCGCAGTAGCTTTGAGCGCACTGCTCCTGGCCAGCGCCGCCAAGCACTTTCGCACGCCTAAGTTCTACTACCCGGTGGTGCCGGACTACCTCTGCCGCATCGACGAGCCGGCTGGCCGCCCGAATGGACCGCTGGCAGTCATGTCCCGCGAGGAATGGGTCGCCTCGTCCGGGCTGATCGAGGCGGCTGCCGCCGTCGGGCTTCTGATCCCTGCCACGCGAAAGGTTGCCGCGGATGCCACCACGGCAATGTTCGCTGCATTCCTTGCCGGGCATATAGATGCACTTCGCCGTGCTTATGGTCCCAGCGGCACGGCAGCCGATCGCCGCATCCATACTGTCCGCCTGCCCCTGCAGATTCCGCTGATCCTATGGTCGTGGAGCTTGCGGAAATGA
- a CDS encoding spermidine synthase, translating to MAKRGKPNRSQRSTTGVVEVPSGTRPDGPVAGVYYIDTGDCELIPDQDNSNGWLLKINGVMSSHIDLADPLFLDFEYMRWIAALVESRWPPEQKPKLRALHLGGGACSMARYFHAAYPEARQVVVELDGKLADYVRGWFDLPKAPLLRLRVGEARQVTESLTPDTRDLIIRDVFAGAFTPRALTTREFTAHADAVLAPDGLYVVNSGDAPDLKNARADAATIADTFEHTMIIADPAMLKGRRYGNMIMAGSHEPFGDDPTLVRKLLGGGVPAHIWDDAKVRSFAAGTPVRHDPVAVPAAEPSVAAE from the coding sequence GTGGCGAAACGCGGCAAACCCAACAGGTCCCAGAGGTCGACGACGGGAGTCGTCGAGGTGCCTTCCGGCACCCGTCCTGATGGTCCGGTCGCGGGGGTCTACTACATCGATACCGGCGACTGCGAGCTCATCCCGGACCAGGACAACTCCAACGGCTGGCTGCTGAAGATCAACGGTGTGATGAGCTCCCACATTGACCTCGCGGATCCGCTGTTCCTGGATTTTGAGTACATGCGCTGGATCGCTGCCTTGGTGGAGTCGCGTTGGCCGCCGGAGCAGAAACCGAAGCTGCGGGCCTTGCACCTCGGCGGGGGAGCCTGCTCCATGGCGCGCTACTTCCACGCCGCCTACCCGGAAGCCCGGCAGGTAGTGGTGGAACTGGACGGCAAACTGGCCGATTATGTGCGCGGATGGTTCGACCTTCCCAAGGCGCCGTTGTTGAGGCTCCGGGTGGGCGAAGCCCGGCAGGTCACTGAATCCCTCACCCCGGACACCCGGGACCTCATCATCCGCGACGTCTTCGCCGGTGCCTTCACGCCCCGTGCGCTGACCACCCGCGAATTCACGGCGCATGCCGACGCGGTGCTTGCCCCCGACGGCCTGTACGTGGTCAACTCCGGGGACGCTCCTGACCTCAAGAATGCCCGGGCAGATGCCGCGACCATCGCGGATACGTTCGAGCACACCATGATCATCGCGGACCCTGCCATGCTCAAGGGCCGCCGTTACGGCAACATGATCATGGCCGGCAGCCACGAACCTTTCGGAGATGACCCCACGCTGGTCCGCAAGCTCCTGGGCGGAGGCGTCCCGGCGCACATCTGGGATGATGCGAAAGTGCGGTCTTTCGCGGCGGGAACCCCGGTGCGGCATGACCCTGTAGCCGTGCCCGCGGCCGAACCCTCAGTTGCGGCTGAGTGA
- a CDS encoding GNAT family N-acetyltransferase, with the protein MDFTLRPATVDDAEAMALMHVQSWRESYGHLLPPVFFEQKEAALPDRIQRYRDYIAAGHARMLAHDPDGLLVGIGAAGPGRDEDSPCERELFMLYTLERIHGRGVGQALVDALIGDDPAYLWVLDHNPRAQAFYRRNGFVPDGKRQLCDPSWYSLPEHRMVRPGL; encoded by the coding sequence GTGGATTTCACGCTTCGCCCCGCTACGGTGGACGACGCCGAAGCGATGGCCCTCATGCATGTCCAGTCGTGGCGCGAAAGCTACGGGCACCTGCTGCCCCCGGTGTTTTTCGAGCAAAAGGAAGCGGCGCTGCCCGACCGCATCCAGCGCTACCGGGACTACATCGCGGCGGGTCACGCCAGGATGCTGGCCCACGATCCCGACGGCCTCCTGGTGGGCATCGGCGCCGCAGGCCCGGGCAGGGATGAGGACAGCCCCTGCGAGCGGGAGCTTTTTATGCTCTACACCTTGGAACGCATTCATGGCCGGGGAGTTGGCCAAGCATTGGTGGATGCCTTGATCGGCGATGACCCGGCATACCTCTGGGTCCTGGACCACAACCCGCGCGCCCAGGCCTTCTATCGGCGAAATGGCTTTGTCCCGGACGGCAAGCGGCAACTATGTGATCCCTCCTGGTACTCGCTGCCGGAACATCGCATGGTTCGTCCCGGGCTGTAG
- a CDS encoding DUF5684 domain-containing protein: protein MNIPLSSYSSSGSESAAAAGLVLLLMVIYFAVVFAIVGVLYMGMFTKAGRPAWAAFVPIYNSIKLMEIAGRPWYWFLLTLIPFAGIYFSIVALHDLSKSFGKDAGYTVGLVLLPVVFVPMLSYGSAPYLGPAAGRQFVAYPQGYAQPYQQGYAQPYQQGYAQPGQQPPVQQPNGQQYR, encoded by the coding sequence ATGAATATTCCCCTGAGCTCATACTCATCCAGCGGTTCCGAATCCGCTGCGGCAGCCGGCCTGGTCCTGCTGCTTATGGTCATTTACTTCGCAGTGGTCTTTGCGATCGTCGGAGTGCTCTACATGGGAATGTTCACGAAGGCAGGCCGCCCTGCGTGGGCAGCTTTTGTCCCGATCTACAACAGCATCAAGCTCATGGAGATCGCCGGGCGCCCGTGGTACTGGTTCCTGCTGACCCTGATCCCGTTCGCAGGAATCTACTTCAGCATCGTGGCCCTCCACGACCTCTCCAAGTCATTCGGCAAAGATGCCGGCTACACCGTGGGACTGGTCCTCTTGCCCGTGGTCTTCGTGCCGATGCTCTCCTACGGTTCCGCTCCCTACCTGGGTCCGGCGGCTGGGCGGCAATTCGTGGCCTACCCGCAGGGTTATGCGCAGCCTTACCAGCAGGGCTATGCGCAGCCTTACCAGCAGGGCTATGCGCAGCCCGGCCAACAGCCGCCGGTGCAGCAGCCCAATGGCCAGCAGTACCGCTAG
- a CDS encoding DUF445 domain-containing protein gives MQVNSEQIPTEDVTNPNPLPHRPDSTGSTRAGSARARRGAAVDLSAGDMEKAAALLRMKRLALALLIAMAVIFTVAFAFQKQYPWLEYVRAAAEGGMVGALADWFAVTALFKYPMGLKIPHTAIIPRRKDQIGESLSDFVESNFLSQEVVQDKLASMDIARKAGTWLSAPGGAERVAKEGGAIIRGAFTVLNDDDVQAVIEGMVRKHLLTPPWGPPVGRMAERIFADGHHHTLVDLLVDRAADWVDANHATVNRLVSDRSPLWVPTFVDGLVSDRVYVELSKFVRAVQSDQNHQVRQSIDAYLKDLAQDLQHDPAMIERAESIKAQILGDPEVRELASRTWGTVKTALLNAVDDPHSELSQRFKGAVRDFGTRLVNDDELAGKVNAWIGDAAGYLVNTYRSDIAGVISDTVARWDAEETSQKIELQVGKDLQYIRINGTVVGALAGLAIFTVAHLLFG, from the coding sequence ATGCAGGTGAACTCTGAACAAATCCCAACTGAAGACGTCACCAACCCCAATCCGTTGCCCCACCGGCCGGATTCCACAGGTTCCACTCGCGCCGGTTCCGCTCGCGCACGGCGCGGCGCCGCCGTCGACCTTTCAGCAGGTGACATGGAAAAAGCGGCCGCACTGCTCCGTATGAAACGGTTGGCGCTGGCGCTGCTGATCGCCATGGCGGTGATCTTCACCGTGGCGTTCGCGTTCCAGAAGCAGTATCCGTGGCTGGAATACGTTCGGGCGGCCGCCGAAGGTGGAATGGTGGGCGCGTTGGCCGACTGGTTCGCGGTGACTGCGCTGTTCAAGTACCCCATGGGCCTGAAAATCCCCCACACGGCCATCATTCCGCGCCGCAAGGACCAGATCGGCGAATCACTCAGCGACTTCGTGGAGAGCAACTTCCTCTCCCAGGAAGTCGTGCAGGACAAGCTGGCCAGCATGGATATTGCCCGCAAGGCCGGCACGTGGTTGTCTGCGCCGGGCGGAGCCGAACGCGTGGCGAAGGAAGGCGGCGCGATCATCCGTGGCGCCTTCACCGTCCTGAACGACGACGACGTACAGGCAGTCATCGAGGGAATGGTCCGTAAGCACCTGCTCACCCCGCCATGGGGACCGCCCGTGGGACGGATGGCTGAACGGATCTTCGCCGACGGCCACCACCACACCCTTGTTGACCTCTTGGTTGACCGCGCCGCCGACTGGGTGGATGCGAACCACGCCACGGTCAACCGACTGGTCTCGGATCGCTCGCCCCTCTGGGTGCCCACGTTCGTGGACGGCCTGGTGAGCGACAGGGTGTACGTGGAGCTCTCCAAATTTGTCCGCGCTGTTCAGTCTGACCAGAACCACCAAGTGCGCCAGTCGATCGACGCCTACCTCAAGGATCTGGCCCAGGACCTTCAGCATGATCCCGCCATGATCGAGCGCGCAGAGTCCATCAAAGCCCAGATCCTCGGCGACCCCGAGGTCCGCGAACTGGCGTCCCGCACGTGGGGAACCGTGAAGACTGCGTTGCTCAACGCCGTCGACGATCCGCACAGTGAACTGAGCCAGCGCTTCAAGGGCGCCGTCCGCGATTTCGGTACACGGCTGGTCAACGACGACGAATTGGCCGGCAAGGTCAACGCCTGGATCGGAGACGCGGCGGGTTACCTGGTGAACACGTACCGCTCGGACATCGCAGGCGTCATCTCTGACACCGTGGCGCGTTGGGATGCTGAGGAAACGTCCCAGAAGATCGAGCTGCAAGTGGGCAAGGACCTCCAGTACATCCGCATCAACGGCACCGTGGTGGGTGCCTTGGCCGGGCTCGCGATCTTTACGGTGGCGCACCTGCTGTTCGGCTAG
- a CDS encoding BatC protein has translation MSIPEQDPSQQEGLADGGAEGVPGMHDGGADGGADGGAEGPADGGADGVPGTHDGGADGGADGGADGGAEGPADGGADGVPGTHDGGADGGADGGADGGAGQQGSQV, from the coding sequence ATGTCTATTCCAGAGCAGGATCCAAGCCAGCAGGAAGGCCTCGCGGACGGTGGTGCGGAAGGCGTCCCCGGCATGCACGACGGCGGTGCCGACGGTGGTGCCGACGGCGGCGCAGAAGGCCCCGCGGACGGTGGTGCGGACGGCGTCCCCGGCACGCACGACGGCGGTGCTGACGGTGGTGCCGATGGTGGCGCTGACGGTGGTGCAGAAGGCCCCGCGGACGGTGGCGCGGACGGCGTCCCCGGCACGCACGACGGCGGTGCTGACGGTGGTGCCGATGGTGGCGCGGACGGCGGTGCCGGACAACAGGGCAGCCAGGTTTGA
- a CDS encoding cupin domain-containing protein produces MSSTSTDFQDAGAVKGGGVLETRLIDIDQEKFASDVWGRTALLTRGVSDFSDVFSASAVDELVSRRGLRTPFLRVAKGGSTLPESSYTSPAGVGATISDQLDDTALWRKFADGATLVLQALHRTWEPVSSFSSRLSTELGHPVQANAYITPPQNRGFDDHYDVHDVFVLQIEGTKRWIIHEPVHVDPLRSQPWTDRRSAVEEAAQGAAYIDTVLEPGDVLYLPRGWLHAAQAKGKVSIHLTLGIHTWTRHALAEHLAQAALAALCDDPGMRRSLPLGVDGPEEEMAAVRERLAAAVLEADTTSLFHRARRGQGRPAPLGPVAQLAAIDGLRPESLVRLREALEARFDGSRLTTRVGWLDFPEEDLPSVRRLLEGGDYLAADIGLELAGRLLRAGVLVPVAQ; encoded by the coding sequence TTGAGCTCTACCAGCACTGATTTCCAGGACGCCGGCGCCGTGAAAGGCGGCGGGGTCCTGGAAACACGCTTGATCGACATCGACCAGGAGAAATTCGCCAGTGACGTCTGGGGGAGAACCGCCCTGCTGACCCGCGGTGTCAGCGACTTCTCCGATGTGTTCTCAGCCAGCGCAGTGGACGAATTGGTTTCCCGGCGCGGGCTGCGGACGCCTTTCCTGCGCGTCGCCAAGGGCGGTTCCACGCTTCCTGAGTCCTCCTACACGTCTCCGGCAGGGGTCGGCGCCACCATCTCCGACCAACTTGATGACACGGCGTTGTGGCGCAAATTCGCTGACGGAGCCACCCTCGTCCTGCAGGCGCTGCACCGCACGTGGGAGCCTGTGTCGAGTTTCAGTTCGCGGCTGAGCACTGAGCTTGGCCATCCTGTGCAGGCAAACGCGTACATCACCCCGCCGCAGAACCGGGGCTTCGATGACCACTACGACGTCCATGACGTCTTCGTGCTGCAGATCGAGGGAACCAAGCGCTGGATCATCCATGAACCGGTCCACGTAGACCCGCTGCGAAGCCAACCTTGGACGGATCGCCGCTCCGCCGTCGAAGAGGCCGCTCAAGGCGCGGCGTACATCGACACGGTCCTCGAGCCGGGCGATGTCCTTTACCTGCCACGAGGCTGGCTCCACGCCGCCCAGGCGAAGGGGAAAGTCTCCATCCATCTCACCTTGGGAATCCACACCTGGACCCGCCATGCGTTGGCCGAACACCTGGCACAGGCCGCGCTTGCCGCGCTCTGTGACGATCCAGGGATGCGCCGGTCCTTGCCATTGGGCGTCGACGGACCTGAAGAGGAGATGGCTGCAGTCCGCGAACGTCTCGCGGCCGCTGTCCTTGAAGCCGATACCACGTCCCTTTTCCACCGCGCCCGAAGGGGACAAGGGCGTCCGGCTCCGCTTGGTCCGGTGGCCCAGCTCGCGGCCATTGACGGACTCAGGCCAGAGTCGCTGGTTCGTCTTCGGGAGGCCCTGGAAGCACGGTTTGATGGCTCACGCCTCACCACCCGCGTCGGTTGGCTGGACTTCCCCGAGGAAGATCTGCCGTCCGTGCGGCGCCTGCTGGAGGGTGGGGATTACCTCGCGGCGGACATCGGCCTGGAACTGGCCGGGAGGTTGTTGCGCGCAGGAGTTCTTGTCCCTGTCGCACAATGA
- a CDS encoding thiamine-binding protein, with the protein MLLAFSVAPSGQPASAANGGPTPDASVHDAVAAAVKIVRESGLPNQTDSMFTTIEGEWDEVFDVVKRATEAVGRYGSRVSLVIKADIRPGYSGELTGKVERLEEAISATD; encoded by the coding sequence ATGTTGCTTGCTTTCTCAGTCGCCCCTTCGGGCCAGCCCGCATCCGCCGCCAACGGCGGACCCACCCCCGACGCTTCCGTGCACGACGCCGTCGCTGCCGCCGTCAAGATCGTCCGCGAATCCGGATTGCCCAACCAGACGGACTCCATGTTCACCACCATTGAAGGCGAATGGGACGAAGTCTTCGACGTCGTCAAGCGCGCCACTGAAGCTGTGGGCCGCTACGGCAGCCGCGTCTCCCTGGTGATCAAGGCCGACATCCGTCCCGGTTACAGCGGCGAACTGACCGGCAAGGTGGAACGACTCGAAGAGGCGATCTCCGCCACGGACTAG
- a CDS encoding VOC family protein, with amino-acid sequence MPIKLENVGIAVRDLEETIAFFTDLGLTVLGRDTVSGEWADTAVGLDGNHAKIAVLQTPDGNGQLELFEYLHPDAIETNPTLPNEIGMHRVAFSVDDIDQALEIAAKHGCHPLRGVATYGDAYKLTYLRGPSGILVMLAQKL; translated from the coding sequence ATGCCGATCAAACTTGAAAACGTTGGTATCGCTGTCCGGGATCTTGAAGAAACCATCGCCTTCTTCACGGATCTCGGCCTCACCGTGCTGGGCCGTGACACGGTCAGCGGTGAGTGGGCCGATACGGCAGTTGGGCTGGACGGCAACCACGCAAAGATTGCGGTGCTCCAGACTCCGGATGGCAACGGCCAACTGGAGCTTTTCGAATACCTCCACCCTGACGCGATCGAGACAAACCCCACCCTTCCCAACGAGATCGGCATGCACCGGGTTGCTTTCTCGGTGGACGATATCGATCAAGCCTTGGAGATCGCCGCCAAGCACGGATGCCACCCCCTGCGCGGCGTTGCTACCTATGGTGACGCCTACAAGCTCACCTACCTCCGCGGGCCCAGCGGGATCCTGGTCATGCTGGCGCAGAAACTCTAA